Below is a genomic region from Streptomyces sp. RPA4-2.
ACGTCTACGTCCGTGTCACCTTCGGCAAGACTGCATACACGGGCCTGTGGCACTTCGAGCCAATGGTCACCGCCTACTCGATGCTCACCCCCAAGGGCGCCTACGACAACGGTTTCGTGTCGGATAGCAGGAGCCAGTACACCTCTACGCTGCACCCCTAACCGGGATCGTGCATGACGGCCTGCCGGCTACGCCGGTAGGCCGTCAGGAGAGGCAACTCACGGTCCGTGCTCTCCTCGACGCTCCGTACGACCGGAACGATCTGGCCCCGTACTTGGACGTCACTCCCCAGCGCGTTTCGGACATCGCGAGCGGCCACCGCAACTCGGCGGGCCTCACCCGCAAAGCCCGCGCCCAGGCGTGACACCTGCGCGTACGCGAGCGCCCGCCGGGCCCGCGAGCGGCAGGCTGGCCAGCTTGGTCTGCAGCCGTTCGACGTCCAGGCGGGCCCGGTTCAGTGCGCCGTATACGGCGCCGTGTCCGCGCCGGTGCTCGGGAGCCAGCGCCAGGCCGACAAGGGTCTTCACCGGGCCGTCGGTGCACAACCTGGGCTCCTCCCTGGGCTCAGCACTCGCCGGCGCCCTGCTGGACCGCCACGGCTCCGGGACGGCTTTCACCGCCGCAACTGCGGCGGCCGGGCTCGGCGTACTCGCGGCAGCGGCGACCGACGCTGCTCGCGCCGCCCGCCACGCCGCTCGCCGGCCCTGGTCGGGACCGGGTCAGCCGTGCACCACGGTGACCTCGCCAAGACCGAGGTCCCTGAACTGACCGACAAGTGATGCCGCGTCACCGACGGGCACGGTGAACCAGCCGGTCCGCTGGCCGGCGGCGGGAGGAGATGGGCGGCATACCGCAGAACGCGGCCCACTCGGGTGCGACGCACCCGCTGATCCTGCTCGTCTTCCACCTCGTCTCAGGGCGGTGCCGTGGATGTTCGGGGGCGGCAGCAGTGACTCGTCGGTGCTGGCGGCCGGTCGCTCTGTCACAGTCTGCTGACATGCTCGTCCGAACAGTGCGGACGAGAGGGCGGGAATGGACCTGGCGGTGGAACAGGCGGCGCGGGAGATCACGGCGGAGGTCGTGGCCCAGGCACCGGAGGGCTGGACGGAGTGTGTGCTGCGGGGGCACGGAAGCCGGTCGAGCGTCGGCCTGTCCGGCGGCGGGTACGTGGTGCCCAGCCGTCCGGGCTTCTTCTCCGGGATGCCGTTCCCGCACGAGAGCCTCGCCTCACTGGTGTCCTGGTTCCGTGACAGCCACGGCTGGGAGGCCATCGTCCTGGAGTTGACCTGCCGCCCGTCGGGCGCCTTCGAGCTGGTGGTGTTCCGGGATGATCTGCGGCCCGGCGCCGGCCCTCAGGACGGTTGGACACTGACCGTCGACCCCGGCTTCCAACCGTCCGAACCGGGAGCGACCGACGGCCCACAACCGTCCGAGCTGCGCCAGGCCGGAGACCCGGCGGAGGCGGTCGAGCGTCTGCAGGCCGTGCTCAGGCAGCACGCCGAAGACGTCGGCACGAAACCGGAGATGTCGGCGCCCGTCACCGAGGCTCAGCTCGCCGCCGCCGAACGCCACCTCGGCCGGCCGCTGCCCCCGGACCTGCGAGCGCTCTACCTGGAGGCAGACGGGGACGGCGGTAGCGAGGCGCTGGCCGGGTACTGCTGGCTTCCGCTCGACGGGGCCCTGGCCGAGCACGACGACTACATCCAAGTCCCGACCTGGTTCGGCTGGGAGCTCGGCTGGCACCAGGTAATCTTCGACGCCGACCCGCCGAACACGGTGCGCCGTTGCTCAGGGCATCCAGGCTGGCTCCCCTTCGCCACCTGGTTCGACGGCAACTACTTCGCCGTGGACCTCGCGCCCGCCGCGCACGGCCGCCCCGGCCAGGTGATCGAGGTCGGCCGCGACTTCAACGACGGCCCCCGCTACGTCGCTTCCTCCGTCACCGCCTGGCTCGGCCAGGCCCTGGGCCAGCCCGATCCGCACGCCCCACAGCAGACCGGAGACAACACGCGCCAGCTGGTGATCTCAACCCTGGAAGAACCGCTCTCACCGAGCGTCCAGGCGATCCACCTCAACGACGCCCCCTCAGCCGTCGACCTCACCCCGCTCTCCGCCACCCCGCACCTGCGGCGCCTGCACCTCAACCGCTGCGCCACCACCGACCTGTCCCCAATCGCAGCACTCCCCGTCGAGGACCTGGCCATCGACCTCACCCCCGAGGCCGACCTCACCCCACTCGCCCGCCACCCGCACCTCGCCTCACTCGCCGTCGGCTCCGAGACACTGATCGACCTCGCCCCGCTGCGCACCCTCCCCGCGCTGCGTGCCCTCGACCTGTCTCGTTGCCCCACGCCGGACTTGGCGTTGCTGGCCGACCTCCCCGGCCTTCGCTACCTCGCCCTCTCCGCCACCCAGTGGACAGCCCTGATCGCCGCTGACCGCCTCCCCACCCACCTTGCCGCCGCCCGCCTGGCCGGAGCCCCGCCCCTGGCCGCCGCCCTCGACCTGCTCGCTGCCCTCGGTGTCGACACCTCCACGGCCTACCGCCTCTCCGGCTGAGCAATCCCCAAGCCTTGTCCCGGAACTGTCGGTCAGGGACAAGATGATCTTGATGTGGCTGGTGTGATCACGACGCCGGAGCCGTCTTTGACAGCCCGCGGGCCCAAGCCCGGCCCGGCGCGTTCCTCCTGGCCGTGAACCACAGCAAAAGGGACAAAGCCACAGGCCGGGTACCTGCAGCAGCGAGCCCAGTCCCGACCCACGGAACTGGGCCCTTCGCATCGGGCAGATCGACCTCTTCCCGGCACTTTCGCCCCGCGGCATCCGGTAACTCCGTGGCTCCGCCGCCGCGTCGAGAACCCGGAGGCGCCCGGGGCCGGGTCCCCGGACAATGATCGTCATGACGTCCCTCCACTCCAACCCACTCTTCACCCGGCTCGCCGATGCCGAACGGATCCTCGTCGCGGGCGCGGGTGGCGGCTTCGACATCTACTCCGGCCTGCCGTTGGCGCTCTCCCTCCTGCACCAGGGCAAGCAGGTATATCTCGCGAACCTCTCCTTCAGCGCACTCGCCGGTCTCCCGATCGACGACTGGGTCGCCCCCGACCTGGCCGCCGTCACTCCCGACTCCGCTCTGCACCAGGGCTATTTCCCGGAGCGGACCCTCGCCCAGTGGCTGCGCCAGCACGGCTACCCGTCCACTGTGTACGCCTTCCCGCAGACCGGGGTACGCCCGCTGCGCGCCGCCTACCAAGCACTGATCGAGCTGCACCGCATCGACGCAGTGGTGCTGGTCGACGGCGGTACGGACATCTTGATGCGCGGCGATGAAGCCGGGCTCGGCACTCCGGAGGAGGACCTGACGAGCGTGGCGGCGCTGGCCGCGCTGGACGGCATACCGACCCGGCTCGTCGTGTCGGTCGGCTTCGGCGTAGACGCGTACCACGGTGTGAACCATGTGCAGGTACTGGAGAATATCGCCGCGCTGGAGCGCGACGGCGCGTACCTCGGTGCGTTCTCGATACCGCGCGCCACCCGTGAGGGCGCTCTCTACCTTGACGCGGTGACGCACGCCCAGCACCACACCCCGGAGCACCCCAGCATCGTGAATGGTTCCATCGCGGCAGCCGTCCGCGGCTCGTTCGGCGATGTCCGGTTCACTGACCGAACCCGGGGCAGCGAGTTGTTCGTCAACCCGCTGATGTCCCTGTACTTCGCCTTCGACCTCCCGGGCCTGGCAGCCCGCTGCCTCTACCTGGATCGGATCGAGGACACCCACCTGATGCGCCAAGTCCACTCGCGGATCGCCGAGTTCCGAGAATCCATGGTCACTCGCCCACCGCGCCGCTTTCCACACTAGTGACCAGGCCGACTGTGCCCTCCCGGTGACATCGCCGCGCCCGCCAGGAACGACGCCACGGTCAACGAGAATGCACGGGCACCACCAGTTCTCGGCCGGCTGTGAATGATCTACTCATGCGACCGACAGTGCGGACTCCCGGCGCGTACACGACTTTTCGACATGCGTGTCGTACGGCGGTGCGCGGTTGATGCGCACCGCCGGGCGTGACTGCCTTGTCCGAGACTTGTCGAAACTGTGCGCAGCGCCTGTTGCGCACTTGGTCGGTCGGGAGACCGGTTGTGCGGCGGTCGGCCCGCTGGGAGGTCGTTCGGCCGGCCAAGGCATATGTCCCTGGTGAGGTTCATGCCTCGTCTCCAGCCACGTTGGCCGTAGGGCCGATGGCAGGCATCTCGACAAGACTGAGCGGTCCGTTGCTCACGATGATCGATCCGAGCGGGTACATCGGTCCGTCTGTGCCCCGTAGGCACAGCAGCGGCATCCCGCTCTCCTGCCGCTGGCCGAGGTAGACCCAGAAGTTGTCGAACCGGTCGCGGTATCCGCGGGTGAGGTCGTAGACCCGCCCCCACAGCATGAAGGGCTCGCCTGTGGCATCGGCCGCCTCCTGGAGCAGCCGCGGAACTTCGTGAGCGGTGAGGTGAACCTCTACCCCCTCGACGGTTCCGACAGCGAGCTGCGCGTATCCCGCCTGGTGGCTCGTGACAGCGACAGGCGTGCCGATCGCCGTCAACCAGTACCCCCAGTCGTCGAGCGAGGTGGCTTTGATTGCGACGCTGACGCAGTCCCGATGGGCCGCTACGGCTGACAGCTCCGGGCGCGTCGCATGGTCGGACTGCAGCTTGGCCGCGACCGTGACAGCGCGCGCGTACTCCTCAGACCACTCCGCCGGGGATTCTGCGGCCGGCTCGACCACGGTCGCCTCGTCGGCGGCGATGGCGGCGGAGGGGCGCATCTGCGGCAGCTGGTCTTCGACGAGCTCCGGCGCCGGCGCGTGTTCGTGCGACGTGTTTGGCGATTTGATGCGGTGCACGACCCGGGCGCCGGCTGCATCCGGTGCAAGGGGCGCAGGGCCCGGTTCGCGGTCGTGCTGGGGCTCAGGACCGTCGTCCTCGGCCAGGAGGCCTCTGAGGTGCAGGACGTCCGCGATCTGCATGGCCACGGCACGGGGGTAGCTGCAGTCGTCGACGATGGTCTCGACGGCCGCCTGATAGATCGCCGTATGGCTGCGCCGTGCCTCGAATTGCGCGCGCAGGCGCTTGAGGGCCTCCGCTCCGCCAGGCTCCACCAGCCGTCCTTGTCTGTCCAGGTCGACGATGAATTTCGCGGCCAGTCTCTGCAGCCGCTCAGCCAGCTCTCGTTCCGTCGTGGTCGGGATGTCGAGAATGGTTGTCACGCTGGGCCCTCCTCGTAGACGGCACGGAGTGACTGAACGGCCCGATACTGGAGCGTCTTGAGCGCGCCAGTGTTGCGTTCTATCGCGAGGGCGGCTTCGGCCACCGAGTGATCCTGCAGGTAGCGCAGCTCGAGAACCTGGCGTTGAGGTGGCAGCAGTCGGGCGAGTGCCTGCCGGACCAGGTCATGTTCCATGTGGTCCAGTACGGTTTCCTCGGGGCTGTCGACCGCCGCGTCGTGATCTCGCATGTCGTAGACGGGGAATTCGCGGCGCTGAGCGCTCTTGAAGTAGTCGGCAATCTTGTTTCGGGCGATGACGCACAGCCAGCCGCCGAACCCGGCTCCGCGCCAGGAGAATGTGCCTGTGCGCAACCAGGACAAGGCGCGAAGGAACACTTCGCCCGTGATGTCTTCGGCCAGCGCCCGGTTTCTCCCGACGCGTTTGTAAACGAATCCGAGAATCGCGCGGTGGTGCTGCCGGTACAGCTCGGCGAAGGCGTCCGGGTCGCCCTGCTGGGCACGGGCGACGAGGTCCGGTTCCCCCATGTCGCCACCGGATGAGACTCCGTGAGACTCTGCCGTCAAGTCCTGCTCCGTTCATGAGTGGATGAACTGCGGTGGGCCGGCGTCGCTAGGGTTGCTTCCGGCCGGGGCCCGACCTCGGGGCGACCTCCGTGCCTCAGGGCGCGCCCTTGGAACGGCAGTGGCGGGCGGACCCGCGCCTGTGGGCAGGGAGGGCCGGCGGCGTCTGCAGCCGCCTGCTTCCGTCGTCGGCGGGGCCCTCGATGGAGCAGCCGTAGACGTTCCGGAAGGCCCAGAGGCTGCCGAGGCTCGGTTCGGTGCCTTCTGGTTCGAGGTGGTGGAGGGCGCATTTACCGCCCCCGATCGCGCGGCGATGCCGGCGATGTCGTCGTCCCCGAGATCTTCGGCCCGCGTGATGAGCACGGCCATGTCAAGGCGGAGCATGGATGGGGGTCTCCCTCGAGGCAGCAACTCTCGCGAGTGCGACTTCACTCGCGCGTGTGAGAGTTAATCAAATAACTCGCATGCGCGCAACTTATTCACTTATGTCGCATGAAACTTTTTTCGACGCGGAGGGGGTCGGGGCTGCCCTGTCTGGCCTGGGTAAACGAGTGTTGAGTTCCTGACCTGCGAAAACGCATGCGTGAGACTTCTGTCTAGGTAGCTCGCATGCGCGCTACTCTCCGAACATGCGCAGCATGGAAGATCCCCACCAGGAGACACGCGAGGAGCGGAAAGCTCGCGTCAAGGCCTTCGGCACCTACCTCACACGGAAAGCGATCGAGGCCGGCTTCGACGTGAGGCCCTACAAGGGAGGCCGGGCCGAGCTGGCCCGCCTGCTCGACACGAAACCCACGACGATCTCGCGGACCCTCGATGGCGAGACTCTTCCCCTTCCGCAGCAAGTCACGAAGTGGGCGAAGATCCTCCGCGTAGATCCACGGGAAATGTTGGTTGAAAGTGGTGCGCTTCCTTCAGAACACGGGCCCGAACCGTCAATTCGGGCGGTACCCTCATCAACACTTACCCCGGAAGACGCGGCCGACGCATGGGGGATCTCCGATCCCAAAATCCGCTCGATGCTCCTCGGAGGCATCTTCCACGCCATCCAGCTGCAAAAAGAGACGGACGCAGCGGAGGGCCGGGGAGCCGTGGCTAGGGGGTAGGACGAAGTGGCGTACAGACTGGTGATCGCGTCCACTGCGGGCTGCACCGCCGGCGGAATACTGGTCGCCGAGGGCGTCTTCCGCCACACCTGGGAATTGGCCGCAGGAGGAACCGGGTTCCTGTCCGCCGGCGCGGTCGGCTTCCTGGCCGCGACCATGCGTTCGCTGCTGGTGGTCTCCGAGGCACGGACTCGGCGGGACCTCAGTGAGGTCGCTGAAGAGCGGCGACGGTTGGAGTCGGACATGCGGGCGCGCGAGCGGGCCGTGGAGCAGCTCGAGTACGCCGTGGACCGTCGAGTAGCCGTGACCGCCCTGCGGATCGCCAGTTATGCAAAGGCCCTGGACGACACAAGGGATGAGAACGCAAGCCTGCGATTGCGGATCGTCGAACTGAAGCACGAGATCGATGAGGTCAACGACGAGAGGAACCAGCTGATCACGCAGGAGCTGGTCGCGGGCAACGACCGCTTCACCTCGAAGTGCCTGTTCTCTGTCCCCGGTTGCGAGTAGCTTCGACGCCGCAACGGCTGTCTGGACACTGAACGAAGCGGTCCGTGACCGCCGCCCCGGCTTCCTTCACCTCTACGACGGCCAGGCTCTCCGAGGCCGGCCGTCATACAGATGCCCTGTTCAGCGCGGCGCGCTCTCATGGCCGATGTCACGACGCCGGCGGGCACCCTGCCACGCACTGCGCAGTACGCGGTGCCGAGCCGTACGCGGCCGCCCATTCGCCCGAGCGCACCGCGCCTCGCTGCGCGACTGCTGGCCGGCCGGGCGTGTGCTGGCGGCCGGGTCCGGCCGGTGGGCCGATCCGTTGTCGGGGATGTTCAGAGAGTGAGCGAACCCCTGTCGAACGG
It encodes:
- a CDS encoding SMI1/KNR4 family protein, with the translated sequence MDLAVEQAAREITAEVVAQAPEGWTECVLRGHGSRSSVGLSGGGYVVPSRPGFFSGMPFPHESLASLVSWFRDSHGWEAIVLELTCRPSGAFELVVFRDDLRPGAGPQDGWTLTVDPGFQPSEPGATDGPQPSELRQAGDPAEAVERLQAVLRQHAEDVGTKPEMSAPVTEAQLAAAERHLGRPLPPDLRALYLEADGDGGSEALAGYCWLPLDGALAEHDDYIQVPTWFGWELGWHQVIFDADPPNTVRRCSGHPGWLPFATWFDGNYFAVDLAPAAHGRPGQVIEVGRDFNDGPRYVASSVTAWLGQALGQPDPHAPQQTGDNTRQLVISTLEEPLSPSVQAIHLNDAPSAVDLTPLSATPHLRRLHLNRCATTDLSPIAALPVEDLAIDLTPEADLTPLARHPHLASLAVGSETLIDLAPLRTLPALRALDLSRCPTPDLALLADLPGLRYLALSATQWTALIAADRLPTHLAAARLAGAPPLAAALDLLAALGVDTSTAYRLSG
- a CDS encoding DUF1152 domain-containing protein yields the protein MTSLHSNPLFTRLADAERILVAGAGGGFDIYSGLPLALSLLHQGKQVYLANLSFSALAGLPIDDWVAPDLAAVTPDSALHQGYFPERTLAQWLRQHGYPSTVYAFPQTGVRPLRAAYQALIELHRIDAVVLVDGGTDILMRGDEAGLGTPEEDLTSVAALAALDGIPTRLVVSVGFGVDAYHGVNHVQVLENIAALERDGAYLGAFSIPRATREGALYLDAVTHAQHHTPEHPSIVNGSIAAAVRGSFGDVRFTDRTRGSELFVNPLMSLYFAFDLPGLAARCLYLDRIEDTHLMRQVHSRIAEFRESMVTRPPRRFPH
- a CDS encoding BN159_2729 family protein; the encoded protein is MTTILDIPTTTERELAERLQRLAAKFIVDLDRQGRLVEPGGAEALKRLRAQFEARRSHTAIYQAAVETIVDDCSYPRAVAMQIADVLHLRGLLAEDDGPEPQHDREPGPAPLAPDAAGARVVHRIKSPNTSHEHAPAPELVEDQLPQMRPSAAIAADEATVVEPAAESPAEWSEEYARAVTVAAKLQSDHATRPELSAVAAHRDCVSVAIKATSLDDWGYWLTAIGTPVAVTSHQAGYAQLAVGTVEGVEVHLTAHEVPRLLQEAADATGEPFMLWGRVYDLTRGYRDRFDNFWVYLGQRQESGMPLLCLRGTDGPMYPLGSIIVSNGPLSLVEMPAIGPTANVAGDEA
- a CDS encoding sigma-70 family RNA polymerase sigma factor, which produces MGEPDLVARAQQGDPDAFAELYRQHHRAILGFVYKRVGRNRALAEDITGEVFLRALSWLRTGTFSWRGAGFGGWLCVIARNKIADYFKSAQRREFPVYDMRDHDAAVDSPEETVLDHMEHDLVRQALARLLPPQRQVLELRYLQDHSVAEAALAIERNTGALKTLQYRAVQSLRAVYEEGPA
- a CDS encoding transcriptional regulator, with the translated sequence MRSMEDPHQETREERKARVKAFGTYLTRKAIEAGFDVRPYKGGRAELARLLDTKPTTISRTLDGETLPLPQQVTKWAKILRVDPREMLVESGALPSEHGPEPSIRAVPSSTLTPEDAADAWGISDPKIRSMLLGGIFHAIQLQKETDAAEGRGAVARG